The genome window GTGGCTGACCGTGGCCTGCGCCACGCCCGTCGAGCCCGGGCTGGGATCGATGAACGGGAACATGGTCTCGGTCTGGGCGAGACCGAGCGTGCCGCCGGTGTACGGAAGACCGCAGCCGCCGGGACCCCGGTCGTCGCCGAAGAAGATGATGCCGCCGTTGGTCTGCGTGTGGGCCAGGTTGATGGCATGGCCCATCTCGTGCGTGAACACGCCGGCGAAGGAGTCGGCGTTCGGCAGGTCGCCGGCGTTCACGGCGGCGCCGTTCATCACCATCCAGCCCTCGGTGAGCGTCGACCCACTGGCGAATTCGGGCGAAGCGATGCCCAGCACGCCCGGAGGCGCGCCGAAGAAGCTCTGGATGAGCGTGCCATCGGTGTCGTACAGCACGTGGATGCCGCCCCCGTTGAACACGCCGACCACCTGGTTGGCGTTGGCGGCCGTGATGTCGGGCAGACCGATACTGTTGAAGTCCCCGACCACCGACGCACTGAACGACGAGGTCGGCACCGCGCTCCACGTGGCGGCGGCGTCGGCGGTGATCGCGTCGGCCTGGGCATTCGTGACCGATCCGAAGGGACCGAGGTCGGTGTACATGGAGACCGACGGACCCCAGGCGTAGGGCGTCTGGGTCGCGGGATCGAAGAGGATCAACGGGCCGCCGGCGTTCGCGGCCGGCGCGAGCGCGGTCAGAACGACCAGCGTGGCGAGGAGGCGGCTAGTGCTGCGCATGGCTCAACCTCCCCTCTTCCACCCAGCGTTCCTTCACGACGGTGCGGACCAGATCGATGAAGGCCTCGGCCTCCATGGTCGACGGATCCTGCACGGCCTTCGCCTGCCGCGCGCTGAGCATCGACGGGTCGAGGTCGACGTGGTGGAACACGTTGCGGTTGGCCACACCGTTCGAGATCCGGCCGTCGCGGATCGAGAACTTGCCCTGCAGCAGACCGACGGTCGTCTTCAGACCCGTCGCGCGCGAGCCCTCGTGCACGAAGAGCATGACCTCTTCGTCCACGCGGAACTCCGGCCAGCCCGGCGGCGTGACGCCGAGGTAGCGGCTGCCGTCGGGAAGGGTCCGCGCTTCGAGCAGACCGAACTGACGGAAGGTCAGCGTGGATCCGCTCGAACCGTGGATCGACTCGTCGATCCGCACGGTGATCTCGGTGTACGGAACGCCCTGGGCGTCGAAGCCGTCGCTCAGGTCGATCACGTCGCCGACGACGATGTGCTCGGAGAGCGACACGAGGTCGACCAGGTTCTGAGGGAGCATGGTGGTCGCGTGGGCGTCCGGCACGGGTGCGGCAACGAGAGCCAGCACCAGGGCCAGGGCGAGAGCGACCTCCTTCTGGATGCGCATGGAGCCTCCGGTCGGATGGGGTTGGACCCCTCATTGTCACAGATTCGACACCCGAAGATCAAGGGATCACACCCCTGAAGCACTTTCACCCGCTGCACTCCACGCCGCGAATCCCTAGCATTCAGTGGGAATTCCCCTCTTCCCGAGGAGATGTCCCATGAACGTCCTGCTCGTGTCGCCCGAGACGCCCGACACCTTCTGGAGCTTCGCCCACGCCCTGCCCTTCGTGTCGAAGCGTGCCACGCACCCGCCGCTGGGTCTGCTCACCGTGGCCGCCATGCTCCCCGACGAGTGGGAGCTGCGCCTGGTCGACCTCGACGTCGAGCCCCTGCGCGACGAACACATCGATGCGGCCGACGTCGTGTTCCTGGGCGGCATGATCGTCCACCGCGAGTCGGCCCACGAGATCGCCCACCGCTGCCACGTACGCGGGCGCACGGTGATCGCCGGTGGTCCGTTGTTCACGACCGGCCACGAGGGCTTCCCCGAGATCGACCACTTCTGTCTGGGCGAGGCCGAGGACGTGATCGAACGGCTGGTCGCCGACCTCGAGGCCGGCACGCTACAGCGGTTCTACGAGCCCGACGGTTTCCCCTGCCTCGACCACACACCGGTCCCGCGCTGGGACCTGCTCGACCTCGACCGCTACGCCACGATGTCGGTGCAGTTCTCCCGCGGGTGTCCGCACGACTGCGAGTTCTGCGACGTGGTCGTCATGAACGGCCACGTGCCGCGCACCAAGACACCCGAGCACATGATCGCCGAGCTCGAGGCGCTGCACCGCGCCGGCTGGCGCCGCGACGTCTTCGTGGTCGACGACAACTTCATCGGCAACCGCCGCAAGACCCGGCAGTTCCTGCGCGCGCTGATCGACTGGCGCGAGCGGACCGGCATCCGCATGGACTTCCTGACCGAGGCCACCGTCGATCTCGCCCAGAGCACCGAGCTGCTCGCGCTGATGGTCCGCGCCGGCTTCAAGAAGGTGTTCCTGGGCATCGAGACCCCCGATCAGGACGCCCTGCGCGAGTGCCACAAGCTGCAGAACGTGCGCACCGATCTCGAGGAGTCCGTGCGAATCCTGCAGAACGCCGGGCTCGAAGTCATGGGTGGGTTCATCGTGGGCTTCGACCACGACCAGCCCGACGTCTTCCAGCGGCAGTTCGCGTTCATCCAGCGCACGGGCGTGGTCACGGCCATGGTCGGCCTGCTCAACGCGCTGCCGCGCACCAAGCTCTACCAGCGCCTGAAGCGCGAAGGCCGCCTGCTGAGCGACAGTGCCGGCAACAACACCGACGCCTTCTGCAACTTCGTCCCGAAGCTCGACCGCGACACGCTCGAGAGCGGGTACCGGCAGTTGATGAAACGACTGTACGAACCCCAGGTGTTCTACGAGCGCGCCAAGGCCTTCCTGCGCAACTACCGGCCGCACGGCCCACGGCGTGGCCTGCGTCGCGAGGACGTGGCCGCGTTGTTCCGTTCGATGTGGGTGCTCGGTCTGCGGGATCGCGGTCGTCGGGCGTACTGGGGCTTCCTGGCCTACGCACTGGTGCGCCATCGCAGGGCCTTCGCCGTGGCCGTGACGCTGGCGATCCACGGGTACCACTTTCGGCGCGTGGCGCGGGGACTCTGATCGTTCAGGGGTTGATGCCGATACACCATGGCACCGAGGACGGATCGTTTCCTGATTGGAGGCGATCCATCCCCGCACCGTGAGGAGGTCGGCCCACCATGTCCGACGAACCCCAGGTCGGTTGCGCGCGTCCCACTGGCGGCCCCGTCGGAGGCCCGCCCCCCGAGGACGTCGACGACACCCAACCCGTGCACAAGGAGCCCAGCCCGATGATCCACGTCGGCAAGCCCGCGCCCGACTTCGAGGCGCCCTCGTACCAGCAGGGCCGATTCGGCTCGGAGAAGCTCAGCGACTACCTCGGCAACTGGGTGGTGGTGTGCTTCTATCCCGGCGACTTCACCTTCGTGTGAGCGACCGAGATCTCGGCGGTCGCCGAGCAGTACAGTGAATTCCAGAAACTGGGCGTGGACATCCTCTCCGTGAGCGTCGACAGCGTGTTCGTCCACAAGATGTGGGACGACCACGAACTGAAGAAGATGGTCGACGGTGGCGTTCCCTTCCCCATGCTGAGCGACGGCGGTGGCAAGGTCGGCAAGGTCTTCGGCGTGTACGACGAGGACGCCGGTGTCGAGAACCGCGGCCGCTTCCTCATCGATCCCGACGGGGTCGTGCAGGGCTACGAGGTGCTCACCCCGCCGGTGGGCCGGAACGTGAGCGAGACCCTGCGGCAGATCCAGGCCTTCCAGCTCGTCCGCGAGTCCAAGGGCGCCGAGGCAACCCCTTCGGGCTGGCAGCCGGGCAAGCCCACGTTGAAGCCGGGTCCCGACCTGGTCGGCAACGTGTGGAAGGAATGGAAGACGGAGATGGCGCACTCGTAGCGCGTCCTGCACGTATGTGTGTGTCGATCGGGCCCGTTCCGCGGTTGCGGGGCGGGCTTCTTCTTCGGGGTTCAGGGTCTTCGGGTCTTCGGGTCTTCGGGTCCGGGGCTGCGGAGCGATGTTGGTGGTGGGAAGAGCTCACGAAACGCAAACGCTGGGGCGTTGACATCCGTGCCGTGCAACGTGCTGGCGTTGCCTGCGATCCGTGGAAACGCCTCGGCGTTTCCGTTTCCACAGCCCCCTCTACGAAGAACCCGAACCCGCCTCCCACTTTCCTCGCTGAAAACAGCTTCACTCGTGCGCTACACTCGGCATCGGTGATGCATCGGCATCACCCACCCCTTCGATCGCCGAGGTCCCCATGCGTCTGTCTCTCGCGTTTCTGGTTCTGTTCGCCTCCGCGGCGTCCATGGTCGCCACGCCCGTCCACGCCGCCGACCTCACCGACTGGCCGCTGCGCCCCGCCGACGGCACCCGCGCGAGCGAGACCGCCGACGGCTTCACGTTGCAGCCGGCCGAGCCGGGCCTGCCCTACGGGCTGACGCTCGAGGCTTCGCCCGCGGCCGGCGGCGGCTCCGACACGAAGGTCGGCCCGATCCGATGGATGGCTCCGGAGTCCATCCACGACAGGATGAGCGCGACCGCAGGCTTCGGATTCGAAGACGGAACCACCGAACTCCTGCGCTTGAACGGAACCGCCCAAGGCAGCGGCATGCGGTTCACTCTCGAGATCCTCGGCGACCGGCTGCGCCAGCACGCGGTGACCGTGCGCGCCTTCGAGAACGGCAATCCCGTGCACGAGGAGGCGGCGGCCGAGGCCACGAGCCCCTTGTTCGAGGGTTCCACGGCGCCGAACGGGACGGGCGGACTCGGCACGCCGCTGAGCAGCACCTTCGAGCAGATCTCCGACGAGATCGAGCAGACGAAGCCCCAGACCGCCGACCGTCCGGGCGGTGGCGCGATCGCCCTGCTCTTCGAACCGGGAACCACGTTGACCTTCGGCGACGTCGTCGTCACCGCCGACGAGGTGCGCGTGGGGATCTGGGGAACCACCGGCACGCTCTTCGACGTCGAGACCCTGGCCGTGGAGTTCACGCCGCAGCCCGGCCTGCAACCGCAGTTGCAGGTGATCGACGCCGCCATGGGCCTGAACGGCCACGAAGTGCGCGTGGGCAACGGCGGCCGCGGCGAGATCGTGCGCGCCGCCGACGGCCGGGCGTCGCTCGCGTTGCGGCCTTCGCCCGAGGGCAGCGCGCGCGTGTCGGCCGCGCTGCGCCCCGGCCAGCACGGCGTGACGATGTCGCTCACCGGCGCCGACGGGACCCCGCTTGCCGTGCCTCCGGTTCTGACCCACCAGGGGCGGATCAACGATTCGTCGGACACGCCGCTCCGCGGCCGCCGCGCCGAGATCGTCTACGGCGTCCGCGCCACGCCGAACGGCGACCGCACGAGCTACGAACCGATTCTCGTCGACCCGTCCGCGCTGTACGTCGTCGCGTGGCAGACCAGCACGGGTGCGACCGGCCGGACCGATCCGAGCACGGAGTTCCCCACGACGTCGACCGTCGGCGCCTTTCCGAAGGACTGGACCCTGCCGCCCCTGCGCAACGGCAACGAGGTCGCGGTGGAGATGCGCTTCGGTTCGCCGGTGGATCTGGACGTCGGGTCGGACACGGTCGCCGGCGTGACGCGCATGCAGATCGAGATGCTCATGACCCTGACGGCCGATCCGTTGATCACCGACGTCGAGACCGACCTCGGAGGCCTGCCCGACGGCACGATCGCGCACGTGCGGTACACCGGCAACGTCTTCGGCCCGGGCACGAGCGTGGGCGCGCCGACGTCGCGCGCGACCGGCAGCGCCGTCGTCCAGCGCGCGGCCGACGGTTCGGCGCTCGTGAGCAGCATGGCGCCGACCGGCGGCGATCCCGTCGACGGCGTGGAGTTCGCGTTCGAGCCCGTCGACGCGGCCGCGATGGACTTCTCGACCGCGCAGGATCCGCTGTTGGCGTTCCGCTGCGGCGGTGTGCGCGCGAGCGATCCCACGCGGGGCTACGCGCCGATCGAGGCGATCCTCGAGCCCGTCGGCAACGGCGAGGTCGCCGTGCGCTTCGACGCTCGTGCGATCACCGACCTCGAGCAGATCGACTACGAGGTCCTCGACGCCGACGGCACGGTGATCGAACGCGGCGGGATCGTGCACCGTGACATCGCCACGCGTGTGGTCGGCACGCCGGGGATCGGGTCCGTCGAGACGGATGCGGGTGACGTGATCCTCTCGGTGCAGTTCGGGCGCGTGTCCTCGACTCGGTCGCTCGAGGTCGACGTCGAGGTGCGCGCGATCGTGCCGCAGTCCGACTTCCGCGTGCAGTCGCTGCAGCTGGCCGCCGACGGCGGCGCGTTCTTCGCCACGGCGAACGCGCTGCGCACCACGACCGATGCGCCGCCGCTGAGCAGCGGTGCGCTGTCGCTGCACCGGCCCTTCCCGAATCCCTTCAACCCGCGGACGTCGGTGCGCTTCGAGGTGCAGCGGCCGAGCGACGTGTCGCTGCGGATCTACGACATGCGGGGGCGCATCGTCGACGTGCTCGTCGACGAGCGGCTGGACGCGGGGACGTACACGCGGGTGTGGAACGGCACGGATCTGCGCGGGCGGGCCGTGGCCTCGGGGGCGTACTTCGTGCGGCTGGCGGACGGGTCGGAGGGGCCGTTGGTGCGGAGGGTGGTGTTGGTGCGGTGAGGGGACATCCGGCCCACCTCCGCGTTGGCCACCTGACCGATCATGTGGACTCCGGTGCTCCTCATCTTGAGGTCGTCCGGGTGATGGTGTCCTGGACCAGAGCCTGACACATCTGGGTGCCGCGGGTCCGGTACGTGTGGGGCCGTTGATCGCTCTGGTCGTACCGCAACTCTACGAGGAGGAGGCCACCCGAGGACAGAGATCGTACGGGTTCAGATTATCTGGCGCCTCAGTTTCCGAGGGGTGCGGCGGCTCACTTCTTCGGCGTTGCGGACAATACCGAATCCCGTCGCAGCCAACAGCATCGTGCCCATCACGCACAGGTTTCGCATTGCGTCCGACGTTACGGGAAGATACCTCCATGCGGTTCGGAGCCGAGGCCCTGCCCGGGGCTAGATCGACATCTCACTGCCTCGAACGGGGATCGCAACAGATGGTCCGCCGGCACGCGCGCGGGTTCCTCTGACGGTCGCTCTGACGACTCCCCGATAGCTGACCGTATAGTC of Candidatus Krumholzibacteriia bacterium contains these proteins:
- a CDS encoding DUF4070 domain-containing protein; its protein translation is MNVLLVSPETPDTFWSFAHALPFVSKRATHPPLGLLTVAAMLPDEWELRLVDLDVEPLRDEHIDAADVVFLGGMIVHRESAHEIAHRCHVRGRTVIAGGPLFTTGHEGFPEIDHFCLGEAEDVIERLVADLEAGTLQRFYEPDGFPCLDHTPVPRWDLLDLDRYATMSVQFSRGCPHDCEFCDVVVMNGHVPRTKTPEHMIAELEALHRAGWRRDVFVVDDNFIGNRRKTRQFLRALIDWRERTGIRMDFLTEATVDLAQSTELLALMVRAGFKKVFLGIETPDQDALRECHKLQNVRTDLEESVRILQNAGLEVMGGFIVGFDHDQPDVFQRQFAFIQRTGVVTAMVGLLNALPRTKLYQRLKREGRLLSDSAGNNTDAFCNFVPKLDRDTLESGYRQLMKRLYEPQVFYERAKAFLRNYRPHGPRRGLRREDVAALFRSMWVLGLRDRGRRAYWGFLAYALVRHRRAFAVAVTLAIHGYHFRRVARGL
- the prxU gene encoding thioredoxin-dependent peroxiredoxin (Most members of this family contain a selenocysteine.) — translated: MSDEPQVGCARPTGGPVGGPPPEDVDDTQPVHKEPSPMIHVGKPAPDFEAPSYQQGRFGSEKLSDYLGNWVVVCFYPGDFTFVUATEISAVAEQYSEFQKLGVDILSVSVDSVFVHKMWDDHELKKMVDGGVPFPMLSDGGGKVGKVFGVYDEDAGVENRGRFLIDPDGVVQGYEVLTPPVGRNVSETLRQIQAFQLVRESKGAEATPSGWQPGKPTLKPGPDLVGNVWKEWKTEMAHS
- a CDS encoding T9SS type A sorting domain-containing protein; this encodes MRLSLAFLVLFASAASMVATPVHAADLTDWPLRPADGTRASETADGFTLQPAEPGLPYGLTLEASPAAGGGSDTKVGPIRWMAPESIHDRMSATAGFGFEDGTTELLRLNGTAQGSGMRFTLEILGDRLRQHAVTVRAFENGNPVHEEAAAEATSPLFEGSTAPNGTGGLGTPLSSTFEQISDEIEQTKPQTADRPGGGAIALLFEPGTTLTFGDVVVTADEVRVGIWGTTGTLFDVETLAVEFTPQPGLQPQLQVIDAAMGLNGHEVRVGNGGRGEIVRAADGRASLALRPSPEGSARVSAALRPGQHGVTMSLTGADGTPLAVPPVLTHQGRINDSSDTPLRGRRAEIVYGVRATPNGDRTSYEPILVDPSALYVVAWQTSTGATGRTDPSTEFPTTSTVGAFPKDWTLPPLRNGNEVAVEMRFGSPVDLDVGSDTVAGVTRMQIEMLMTLTADPLITDVETDLGGLPDGTIAHVRYTGNVFGPGTSVGAPTSRATGSAVVQRAADGSALVSSMAPTGGDPVDGVEFAFEPVDAAAMDFSTAQDPLLAFRCGGVRASDPTRGYAPIEAILEPVGNGEVAVRFDARAITDLEQIDYEVLDADGTVIERGGIVHRDIATRVVGTPGIGSVETDAGDVILSVQFGRVSSTRSLEVDVEVRAIVPQSDFRVQSLQLAADGGAFFATANALRTTTDAPPLSSGALSLHRPFPNPFNPRTSVRFEVQRPSDVSLRIYDMRGRIVDVLVDERLDAGTYTRVWNGTDLRGRAVASGAYFVRLADGSEGPLVRRVVLVR